The following proteins are encoded in a genomic region of Toxotes jaculatrix isolate fToxJac2 chromosome 3, fToxJac2.pri, whole genome shotgun sequence:
- the st3gal8 gene encoding ST3 beta-galactoside alpha-2,3-sialyltransferase 8 has product MLLRKKLCVVVVIAAILFLMLASHSIQRRYVLPGSSSLPTIWATPPSRQAVHLADVTPEPPQTHPPPTPTEPEAEEEAVDDSQPYPRSCGCPESCVSDLGSSDWFSRNYDPKQQPILRSFNNNFDPEALRWWLSLQRSGNDQTLEKVMSEMFQVISPPTVDLSPHPSRCRSCAVVGNSGNLRGSRNGKLIDSHNSVIRMNKAVTKGFEKDVGNRTTHHFLYPESAVDVARGVSLVLLPFKLRDLEWLTSALSTGQVKMTYMRVKERVEADKDKVLVVNPEFFKYVHDHWTENHGRYPSTGMLAIIFALHTCDKVSVFGYGADKQGNWHHYWEENRYAGAFRKTGVHSADFETKVILHLAKEGKISLHV; this is encoded by the exons ATGTTGCTGAGGAAGAAGTTGTGCGTTGTTGTGGTGATCGCTgccatcctcttcctcatgcTCGCCAGTCACAGCATCCAGAGGAGATATGTCTTGCCTGGGTCATCATCCTTGCCCACCATTTGGGCCACGCCCCccagcaggcaggcag TGCATCTTGCTGACGTGACCCCTGAACCGCCCCAGACGCAccctcctcccacccccaccGAGCCTGAGGCCGAGGAGGAGGCTGTAGATGACTCCCAGCCTTACCCGAG GTCTTGTGGTTGTCCTGAGTCCTGTGTTTCGGACCTCGGGTCATCGGACTGGTTCAGCCGAAACTATGACCCCAAACAGCAGCCCATCCTCCGAAGCTTCAACAACAATTTTGACCCTGAAGCACTCAGATGGTGGCTG AGTCTTCAGCGGTCCGGTAACGACCAGACTCTAGAGAAAGTGATGTCAGAGATGTTCCAGGTCATTTCCCCACCCACTGTGGACTTAAGTCCCCACCCCTCTCGTTGCCGTAGTTGTGCAGTGGTCGGCAACTCCGGCAACCTGCGAGGGTCCAGAAACGGCAAGCTGATCGACTCCCACAACTCCGTGATCCG GATGAACAAGGCAGTGACTAAAGGATTTGAGAAAGACGTCGGGAATCGGACCACACATCACTTCCTGTACCCAGAGAGCGCGGTGGACGTTGCGCGAGGGGTCAGCCTCGTCCTGCTGCCTTTCAAACTGAGAGATCTGGAGTGGCTGACCAGTGCGCTGTCCACCGGCCAGGTCAAGAT gaCCTACATGAGGGTTAAAGAGAGAGTGGAGGCCGATAAAGACAAG GTTCTGGTGGTGAACCCGGAGTTCTTCAAGTACGTTCATGATCACTGGACCGAGAATCATGGTCGCTACCCCTCCACCGGCATGCTGGCTATCATCTTTGCCCTACACACCTGTGACAAG GTGTCTGTGTTCGGTTACGGTGCAGACAAGCAGGGGAACTGGCATCACTACTGGGAAGAGAATCGCTACGCCGGAGCCTTCAGGAAGACCGGCGTCCACAGCGCCGACTTTGAGACGAAGGTCATTCTCCACCTCGCCAAGGAAGGCAAGATCAGTCTGCACGTGTGA
- the unm_sa1614 gene encoding arf-GAP with SH3 domain, ANK repeat and PH domain-containing protein 2: MPECVSVSEFVQEVQEDWSSPTTSSFTSKMISCRNTVYLLEEALDSDRLVLQKMKKAAKAKYTSGQDHVSHLEQYISSMEKLSVNCHSNGETEVGSAFCRLADFSKELVSPMKNLLKSMLHNINFFLDSLVKGDLREVKGDLKKPFDRAWRDYEGRFKQVEKEKRELARQYGMVRSEVSGGEIAEELEKERRSFQLSMCEYLIKVNEIKTKRGVDLLQNLIKHYHSHNNFLQECVSTTQRLKQYMEELNGVLTTVKQRQEEEKRQLCALRDQLRPAVHTEQDSLPKQVYSMHQLLGDKQYGTERAGFLYKKSDGLRKMWQKRKCSVHNCYLTIAHATPNKPPTRLNLLTCQVKPSVEDKKCFDLISHNRTYHFLAEDEAECVAWISVLSNSKQEALSMALDGGRRGGGGGESSVEDLTRAITDDVRRMPGNNNCCDCGAPDPGWLSTNLGILTCIECSGIHREMGVHVSRIQSLSLDSLGTSDLLLARNVGNSGFNEILEANLLSPSLKPSQHSHMAERKDFILSKYQDVHFVRRSHSSAAALRLGLQEATKSCDIYSLIQLYAQRTELSQPLHTHIQEKGETALHLAVLLADRTSLHILDFLAQNCSNVDTQTSAGNTALHYSCLHNKSDCVKLLLRARANTHIKNELGETALDMSRRLKHSHCEALLLQAQSNQFDHHVHVEYEWRLRHDDLYDSDDDFDDKNGPVKKERTSSSSSSSFTTSFSFTSRPFSFSQSMSSSVTPPSSGAAGGAGGGLLSVGRRLAMAMELHSRPSGSAPSPPPPPPSSPAPPLPPRVKAPSVPPPPPPAGGEGVGGEEEEEGEVFFPLTGNRKSTPPPSIAVRHKRSCSESSKHDYGLPTSPRIYSGPDSSFKKCVPASPLSSLTERPDRGFRRADSDGSSSHFLYPSSKAPPNGSPTSQRSQSFENDSRGRAPQPLPRRSLPRGTASRRVQALYDCQADHHDELSFSEGQVLVVLGQEDSDWWHGYIEDEPDQRGLFPSSFVQLLSE; the protein is encoded by the exons ATGCCGGAGTGTGTGTCGGTGTCAGAGTTCGTGCAGGAGGTTCAGGAGGACTGGAGctcccccaccacctcctccttcacctccaaGATGATCAGCTGCAGGAACACCGTCTACCTGCTGGAGGAG gctcTGGATAGTGACCGGCTGGTGTTGCAGAAGATGAAGAAAGCTGCTAAAGCCAAATACACATCAGGACAag ACCACGTGTCTCATCTGGAGCAGTACATCAGTTCGATGGAGAAACTGTCGGTCAACTGTCACTCGAACGGAGAGACAGAGGTTGGCTCTGCTTTCTGCCGTCTGGCCGACTTTTCCAAAGAGCTAGTTTCTCCGATGAAGAACCTG ctgaagaGCATGCTCCACAACATCAACTTCTTTCTGGACTCTCTGGTTAAAGGAGACCTGAGGGAGGTGAAGGGG gatcTGAAGAAGCCTTTTGACAGAGCGTGGAGGGACTATGAGGGCAGATT taaGCAggtggaaaaggagaagagggagtTGGCTCGTCAGTATGGGATGGTGAGGAGCGAGGTGAGCGGGGGAGAGATCGCAGAGGAGCTTGAGAAGGAGAGACGCTCCTTCCAACTGAGCATGTGTGAG taTCTGATTAAGGTCAACGAGATAAAGACGAAGAGAGGAGTCGACCTGCTGCAGAACCTCATCAAGCATTACCACAGCCACAATAA tttccTGCAGGAGTGTGTCTCCACCACTCAGAGGCTGAAGCAGTACATGGAGGAGCTAAACGGAGTCCTGACCACG GTGAAGCAGCgtcaggaagaggaaaagaggcagCTGTGTGCTCTCAGAGATCAGCTGAGGCCGGCCGTCCACACGGAGCag gactcTCTACCTAAGCAGGTGTACAGCATGCATCAGCTGCTGGGAGACAAACAGTACGGAACAGAAAGAGCAGGATTCCTCTACAAGAAGAGTGAcgg gttgAGGAAAATGTGGCAGAAGCGGAAATGTTCAGTTCACAACTGTTACCTGACCATCGCACACGCTACT cctaaTAAACCTCCTACCAGACTCAACCTGCTCACCTGTCAGGTTAAACCCAGTGTGGAGGACAAAAAATGCTTTGACCTCATCTCtc ATAATCGAACCTACCACTTCCTGGCTGAAGATGAAGCTGAGTGTGTGGC ctGGATCTCGGTGCTCAGTAACAGTAAACAGGAGGCTCTGAGCATGGCTCTGGacggggggaggagagggggaggcgggggggagagcagtgtggaggatctGACCCGGGCCATCACCGATGATGTCAGACGGATGCCAGGAAACAACaactgctgtgactgtggagCTCCAg atcCTGGATGGCTCTCTACCAACCTGGGCATCCTGACCTGTATCGAGTGCTCAGGGATCCACAGGGAGATGGGGGTCCACGTCTCCAGGATCCAGTCTCTGAGCCTGGACAGTCTTGGGACCTCAGACCTGCTG ttgGCCAGGAACGTTGGTAATTCTGGTTTTAATGAAATACTGGAGGCGAACCTGCTGAGTCCGTCACTGAAGCCCTCCCAGCACAGCCACAT GGCTGAGCGCAAAGACTTCATCTTGTCCAAGTATCAGGACGTTCACTTTGTGAGGCGGAGCCACAGCTCTGCTGCAGCGCTGCGACTCGGACTGCAGGAGGCGACCAAGAGCTGTGACATCTACAGTCTGATCCAGCTGTATGCTCAGAGGACGGAGCTGAGCCAGCCactgcacacgcacatacag gaAAAAGGGGAGACCGCGCTCCACCTAGCCGTCCTATTGGCTGACAGGACATCGCTGCACATCCTGGACTTCCTGGCTCAGAACTG cTCCAATGTTGACACGCAGACGTCAGCAGGGAACACAGCGCTGCACTACAGCTGTCTGCACAACAAGAGTGACTGTGTGAAACTGCTACTGAGAGCCAGAGCCAACACGCACATCA agaACGAGTTAGGAGAGACGGCTCTGGACATGAGCCGCAGGTTGAAGCACAGCCACTGCGAGGCGCTG ctgctgcaggcccAGTCCAACCAGTTCGACCATCACGTCCATGTGGAGTACGAGTGGAGGCTTCGTCACGACGATCTCTATGACAGCGATGACGATTTTGACGACAAG AACGGTCCAGTGAAAAAGGAgcgcacctcctcctcctcgtcctcttccttcaccacctccttctccttcacctcccgTCCCTTCAGCTTCAGCCAGTCCATGTCCTCCTCCGTTACCCCGCCCTCCTCCGGAGCAGcagggggagcaggaggaggtctGCTCAGTGTGGGGAGGAGGCTCGCCATGGCTATGGAGCTCCACAGCCGGCCCTCTGGCTCGGCTCCAagcccccctccacctcccccgTCCTCTCCAGCACCCCCCCTGCCCCCCAGGGTCAAAG CTCCCagtgttcctcctcctcctcctcctgctggagGGGAGGGAGttgggggagaggaggaggaagagggggaggtcTTCTTCCCcctgacaggaaacagaaagtCAACCCCTCCCCCTTCTATCGCCGTCCGACACAAGAGGAGCTGCTCTGAGTCCAGCAAGCATG ATTACGGGTTGCCAACCAGTCCCAGGATCTACAGCGGTCCAGACTCCTCCTttaagaagtgtgt tccAGCTTCTCCTCTCAGCTCGCTGACTGAGCGACCAGACAGAG gTTTCCGGAGGGCGGACAGTGACGGTAGCTCCTCCCACTTCCTGTATCCTTCCAGTAAGGCTCCGCCCAATGGGTCTCCCACCAGTCAGCGCTCTCAGAGCTTTGAGAACGACAGCAGAGGCCGCGCCCCCCAGCCGCTTCCTCGCAGATCATTG CCTCGTGGTACGGCGAGTCGACGGGTTCAAGCGCTGTATGACTGCCAGGCCGACCACCACGACGAGCTCAGCTTCTCTGAGGGACAGGTGCTGGTGGTCCTGGGACAGGAGGACAGTGATTGGTGG catggTTACATAGAGGACGAGCCAGACCAGAGAGGGTTGTTTCCATCTTCCTTCGTCCAGCTGCTCTCAGAGTGA